Proteins encoded by one window of Nicotiana tabacum cultivar K326 chromosome 10, ASM71507v2, whole genome shotgun sequence:
- the LOC107807293 gene encoding uncharacterized protein LOC107807293 — MNWTKENKHMLIEYTLKSTSESPSTLNVAPFEDQIVLISTILSQSTAQSFYVEGEISLPSEFQLFFVLLCSECQHLARIKRKKKVLCINCKLERMLIPRCEFEVEITDESGTITTMVSDKVAETMLSMTTEQVYETTIAQKQLLPVEHIREHLLNKLFKIHLQKRKVQSITSAEANRTPSAQDGNPTKKPLIDSASLRQK, encoded by the exons ATGAATTG GACAAAGGAGAACAAACATATGCTAATTGAATACACTCTCAAAAGTACATCAGAATCGCCTTCGACACTAAATGTTGCACCTTTTGAAGACCAAATAGTTCTCATTTCAACCATTCTTTCACAGTCCACT GCACAAAGTTTTTATGTTGAAGGAGAAATATCATTACCAAGTGAGTTCCAACTTTTCTTCGTACTTCTATGCTCTGAGTGTCAACATCTAGCACGAATCAAGCGCAAAAAAAAAGTTCTTTGTATCAACTGCAAGCTAGAGAGAATGCTGATTCCAAG AtgtgaatttgaagttgaaatcacaGACGAGAgcggaacaataacaacaatggtGTCGGACAAAGTAGCTGAAACAATGCTTTCAATGACAACAGAGCAAGTATATGAAACTACCATTGCCCAG AAACAGCTGTTACCTGTTGAGCATATCAGAGAGCACTTGCTAAACAAGCTGTTCAAAATTCATTTACAAAAAAGAAAGGTACAATCCATCACTTCTGCAGAAGCAAATCGCACTCCATCGGCACAAGATGGAAACCCAACCAAGAAACCACTCATAGACTCAGCAAGTCTTCGGCAAAAATAG